Below is a genomic region from Streptomyces sp. RPA4-2.
TCCGCCGCGGTGCGGATATCGATTTTTCCTCCCGCCGATCAGGATGCTAAGGTCTACGACGTCAGCAGGCGCCGCTAGCTCAGTTGGTTAGAGCAGCTGACTCTTAATCAGCGGGTCCGGGGTTCGAGTCCCTGGCGGCGCACGCTAGCGATGGCGAGGTTTGTTCGCGGAAACGTGAACGGGCCTCGCCATCGTCATGTCCAAGGCCGCTCAGCCCGTCGTGATCTTCACCGTCCACTCCCCCGCGGCCGTCCAGTCCTCCACCTCGACGCGCACCTTCTCGCCGGGGACCGTGAAGCTCTCGCCGAGCCCCACCGGCGCGTCCGCGAGCGGCGGGTAGACCGACTCGCCCCAGCAGGACTCCGAGTGCGGGTGGGCGTCGACGACCTGGATCGGGCCGTCACCGGAGGCGGCCTCGCTGCGGACCCGGTAGACGAGGATGCCCTGCGTACAGGTCGTCCCGTCATTCCCCGCCGAGCCGCGCGCCTCGAAGGCGAGGGCGCTGTCGGGCCCCGTACGGACGACCGCCAGCTTGGTACCGCGCCCGGAGCCGAAGACCGGTACGCCGGAGCCGACGGGCACGGGACCTGGAGCGCCGCCGGAAGCGCCGTAGGGGTCCGCCGCCGGAGGGGCCCCGGCGGCCGGTGCCCCCGCCGCGCCCACACCGGCCGCCGGCGGCCCGGCGCCCAGCGGCTCCAGCGTCAGCCGTGTACTCCCGTGGGCGCCCACACACACGACCTGCCGCGGCTCCAGCCACCCCAGCTTCCACTTGTGCCAGCCGAACAGATCCGGCGCGAGGCCGAACTGGCTGCCCATGAGGTCCCAGTCGCCGACGTATGTGTCCCAGTCGCCCTTGCCGTCGGAAGGCCGGTGGTAGAGGTCCGGCAGGTCGAAGACGTGCCCCGTCTCATGGGCGAGGACGAGCCGGTCCGGCGGGTGCTTCTCGAAGACCGTGACGACGCGGCTGATGTCCTTGCCGTCGGCCCGCAGAGGGGTCTCGAGGTTGACGACCTTCGTCGCGTCGGAGTCGACGCCCGGCGCGTCCGGATCGGCGACGAAGTAGACGATGTCGTAGCGCGAGAAGTCGACCTGCCGGTCGGCCACGCCGATCGCGTCGCGCAGATAGGCGGCGCGCCGCGCGGAGTTCCAGTCGCGCCGCATGGCGTACGAGGTGGAGGCGTGCGGCATCCGGATCCAGTCGCGCTGGGCATGCGGGCGCAGCGTGAACCTGCCGTAGGAGGCGCGCTCGAAGAAGCGGCTGGTGGACGGGAAGTAATCGGCCGTCAGTTCGGCCGGCGTGGTGCGCGGGCGGGAGTCGGGGAACGAGAGGAAGACCAGTACCGCGTCGAGGGGACGGGTGGGGCGCGGATAGGCGGCGTTCCAGACGTCCAGGCCCTCCGAGTGGTGGGCGTCGGTCCGTTTCAGGGCGCAGGGGGCGAAGAGGGGTTCGGCGAGGGCGGGGCCCGTCACCAGGGAGGTCGCGACCACCGCCGCCATCGAGGTGAACGCGGCCGCGGTACTGCGCCAGCGGGACGCCCCATGGGGAGCGAGACCCAGCAGGACCTCACGGGCGAGACTCCTCAAGGGGAGCTGACGCGGCACGTCGACCTCCGGGCGCGGATTTCGGGACACCGCACCCAGCTTGTGTTACTTCGTACTACTTCGCCCTGTTTGTCTGCCCCAGAAGAGTGAGGGGTCGCGCGCCACGGGCCTCCCGGCCGACACCCCGAACACTCACGGAACGTCACATATGATCGCCGGGCAAAGGATCCGGTCCAGATGCAGGCAGAAACGATCTGTCAGAACGGGTGGTTGTTCAGGGACACTGGAGAGTGGCTGCAAGGCCCGAGAGCAGCCTCTATGATCGGCACACTTTCCTGCACGGACACGGCTTGTTCGGCCGTTCAGCACCGGCCGACCACTCCGAGCGACCCATACGAAGAACGAGTGCACTGCGGGAGCGAGCGGTGAGCGGAACGTCCGAAGGGCCGGCGCCCGCGGCAGACCTCGACCGGCCGGCCGTCACAGAACGTCACACCACTACATCTCCTCGTACGTCCACCGGATCGCCCTCCGGCGCATCCGCACCACCCGTCTCCCCGTCCGCCTCCGCGTCCGGCCCATACGACCCGGTGGAACAGCTCCCCGACCCGGCCGGACCTCCCGGGACGTCACCGCGCACGTTTCGCGCCGCCTTCGCCGCGGCGCCGCTCCCGATGGCCGTCGTGGACCGCGAGGGCCTGGTCGTCACCGCCAACGAGTCGCTGAGCGCACTGCTCGGCTTCGGATCCGGCGCGCTCGCCGGACGGATCGCCGCCGATCTGGTGGACCTGGCCTCCGACGCCCGCACCTGGCACGCCTATCGGGAGGTACTGCGCGGCCGGCAGGCCCGGCTGCGCTGCACCCGGCGGCTCAAACACCCCGACGGGCACGCGCTGTGGGTTCAGGTGACGGTCGCGCCGCTGCCCCCGGACGAGGAGGCGGTGCTGCTGTCCGTCACGGACCTCAGCCCCCGCCGTGAACTCCAGGCGCGGCTGCGGCACTTGCAGATGCACGACCCGGTGACCCGGCTCCCCAACCGCTCCCTGTTCTTCGAACGTCTGACGTCCGCGCTGGAGGCGGGGGCGTACGAGGACGGCGGCACCGGCCGGATCGGGCTCTGCTATCTGGACCTGGACGGGTTCAAGGCGGTCAACGACACGCTCGGCCACCGGGTGGGCGACCGGCTGCTCGCGGCCGTCGCCGAGCGGCTGACGCGGTGCGCCGACGCGGCCGGCTCCGGGCGAGCGGCCACTCCGCTGGTGGCCCGGCTGGGCGGCGACGAGTTCGCGCTGCTCGTCGAGGACTCCACGGGCACCGACCAGGTGGCGGACCTCGCCGAGTCGGTCCTGACGTCACTTCAGGCGCCGTTCGACCTCTCCGGCCGGCAGCTGTCGCTCTCCGCGTCGATCGGGGTCGTCGAGCGCCGCGCCGCCGGGACGACCGCGACCGGTCTGATGCAGGCCGCGGACACGACGCTGTACTGGGCGAAGGCGGACGGCAAGGGCCGCTGGACGCTCTTCGACCCGGAGCGCAACGCCCACCGCATGACCCGTCAGGCACTCGCCTCCACCCTCCGGGCGGCCGTCGAGCGGAATGAATTCGCCCTGGAGTACCAGCCGTTGGTGGGCATGGAGGACGGCGGCGTACGCGGCGTCGAGGCGCTCGTGCGCTGGAACCACCCGCAGTTCGGCATGCTGACGCCGAATCGGTTCATCGGACTGGCCGAGGAGGACGGTTCGATCGTGCAGCTCGGCCGCTGGGTGCTGGCCACCGCCTGCCGGCAGGCACGCCGCTGGCAGCTGGACCACCCGGACGCGCCCCCGATCTTCGTCAGCGTCAATGTCGCCGTCCGGCAGGTGTGGGACTCCGACCTGGTAGCGGACGTCGGGGAGATCCTCGCGGAGACCGGCCTCGCCCCGCATCTGCTCCAGTTGGAGCTGACCGAGTCGGCGGTGATGGGATCGGCGGGCCGGCCGCTGCAGGCCCTGCAGGCCCTCAGCGACATGGGCGTCCGTATCGCCATCGACGACTTCGGCACCGGCTACTCGAACCTCGCCTACCTCAGCCGGCTGCCGGTCTCCGTCCTGAAGCTGGACGGTTCCTTCGTCCGCGGCTTCCAGTACGACGCCCATGACGGCGGCTCCGCCCGGCCCAGCCCCGCCGACGAGGTCATCGTCGAGGCGCTCATCCAGCTCGCGCACCGGCTGGGCCTGACGGTGACCGCCGAGTGCGTGGAGACCGCCTCCCAGGCGTCCCGGCTGCGCGGGATCGGCTGCGACACCGGACAGGGGTGGCTGTACTCCCGCCCGGTGGCGCCGGACCGTATCTCCGCGCTGCTGACCGCGGCCTGCGCTCAGGCCTGAGCGCTCGGGTCCGCCGCGGCCCCCTGGCCCGGCCGGGCCTTCGGCAGCCCGTAGGCGTCCGCGATCAGTTCGTACGAGCGCAGGCGTACGTCGCCGCTGTGGGCGTTGCCCGTGATCATCAGCTCGTCGGCGCCGGTGCGCTTGTGGAGGTCGTCGAGACCTGCGCGGACCTCGTCGGCGGTGCCGTGGATGACGTTGGCGTTCCAGGAGGTGATGAACTCCCGCTCCATCGGCGAGAAGGTGTACGCCTCCGCCTCCTCCGGTGTCGGGACCAGGCCGGGGCGGCCGGTGCGCAGACGGACCATGTTCAGCGCGGCGGCCATGACCTGGCGGCGGGCCTCCTTCTCGTCGTCCGTGGCGAGCGCGGAGACGCCGATCAGGGCGTACGGGGAGTCCAGTACCTCACTCGGCCGGAAGGACTCGCGGTACAGGTCCAGGGCCGGGATCGTGTTCTGCGCCGAGAAGTGGTGCGCGAAGGCGAAGGGGAGGCCGAGGACACCGGCCAGGCGGGCGCTGAAGCCGGAGGAGCCGAGGAGCCAGACCGGGGGGCGGTGCGGGGACTGGACGCCGCCGGGCGAGGTGGCCTGGACCGGGCCGGGCACGGCGTGGATACGGCCGTAGGGGTGACCTTCGGGGAAGTCGTCGTCCAGGAAACGGGTCAGCTCCGCGAGCTGCTCGGGGAAGTCGTCGGCACCTTCGCCCAGGTGGTCGGTGCGGCGCAGGGCCGCCGCGGTGGCGCCGTCCGTGCCGGGGGCGCGGCCGAGACCGAGGTCCACCCGGCCTGGGGCCATGGCCTCCAGGGTTCCGAACTGCTCCGCGATGACCAGGGGGGCGTGGTTCGGGAGCATCACGCCGCCGGAGCCGAGGCGGATGCGGGTGGTGTGGGCGGCCAGGTGGGCGAGGATCACCGCCGGTGAGGACGAGGCCACGCCCGGCATGGAGTGGTGCTCGGCCACCCAGTAGCGGTGGAAGCCGCGGGACTCCGCGAGGCGGGAGATGGCGACGCTGGTGCGCAGGGCGTCGGTGGCGGTGCGGCCGGCGCCCACGGTGACCAGGTCCAGCACGGAGAGGGGTACGGGGGCGGTGCCCTGGGCGGTGCCTCGGATCTCGTCCGTGTTGTCCGTCGCGTCCACCGGGGGGCCTCCTGATTGCGTACGTGGTGCGGTCCTTCCTCACGGAACAGGAGACAGTCCCCGCTTATTCCCGCCCGCCGGCGTTCGTGGCATCCCTGGGGGCTCCGCCCCCAGCCCTCAAGGGGCTGCGCCCCCTGGACCCCCGCATCGCCCGAAGGGCTCGTCCTCAAACGCCGGACGGGCTGAAGATCTCCAGCCCAGGCCCGCACCACCAGCCCGTCTGGGGCGGAGCCCCCAGCAACGGATGAGACAACCCAGGTTCAGGACTGGACCAGCGGCTCCCGGGTGAAGAGGGCGCCGAGGGCGGGCGCGTTGACGCGGCGGTCCGCCAGCCGCAGCGCCTCCCACACACTGACCTGGTTCGCGGTGAGCACCGGCTTCCCCAGCTCCTTCTCCAGCGCCGTCAGATGAGCCACCGTGTGCAGAGCCGTGTCCGGCAGAAGCACCGCGTCGGCGTCGGCGTGATCCCCACCCCGCGCCAGCGCGAACACCTCCGCCTCACCCCACGTCCCGACCTCCGCCCCCGTCACGATCCCGGACGCCCGCACCGAGACCACCTCCGCCCCGGCCTTCCGGAGAAAGTCCGCGAACAGTTCCGCCACGTCGTCCGGATACGTCGCGGCGACAGCGACCCGCCGCGCCCCGATCTCCCGTACGGCGTGCGCGAAGCCGAAGGACGTCGAGGAAGCCGGCAGGCCCGCCGCACGGGCCAGGGAGCGCACCTGCTCGTGGGCACCCTCCCAGCCGTACACGAAACTGCCGCTGGTGCACGCCCAGACCACCGCCTCGGCCCCGGACAGCCGCAGCTCCTCGACGCCCGGCGAGAGCCGCGCCAGGGAGCCCATCTCGAGCAGGGCGTCCACCCGGTGCGCGTCCTCGCCGATGTCCGTGTGGATCAACGGCAGCCGGATGTCGCTGCCCAGGAGCTGCTCCATACGCGGGTAGTCGTCCTCGGCCGAGTGGCCCGGGTAGAGGAATCCGAGTGCGGTCATGTCCAGCCTTCCTGTTCTTCCGGCAGTACGGGAGCCCCGTGCGCGGGCTGTCCCCCAGAGCCTGAGGGGCGGGGAAGGTGTCCCCGGACCAGCCGCTGGCGCGGGCCCACTGCCCGGGTACCCAGATGACGCAGCGCCGCCCACATCGTCACCTGGTTGGCCGAGATGACCGGAATGTTCAGTTCCGTCTCCAGCTGGGCGATGACGTCGTACGTCGGCAGATTGGTGCAGCTGATGAAGAGCGCGTCCGCCGGGCCGTTCCGGACGGCGCGGCGGGCCATGTCCACCACGTCGCGGTAGGGCACCTTCCAAATATGCCTGGTCAGACCCATGAAGGCACGCCCGGTGACCTCCGTGCCCGCCTCGGCGAGGTACTCCTCCAAGGACTGGGTGACCGAGACCGTGTACGGCGTCACCAGGGCGATCCGGCGCGCGCCCAGCTCGGCCAGGGCCTCCAGCAGCGCCCCGGACGTGGTCAGGGAGGCCACCTCGCCCGCCCGCCGCATGGCCTCGCACATCGCCCGCTCGCCCGCGACCCCGCCCACGAAACTGCCCGAGGCGCACGCGTACGCCACGACCTCGGGCGCGACGGCGTTCAGCGCCCGGACCGCGTCGCCGAGCGTCTCGTGCTCGGAGACCAGGCGTGCCAGGTCCAGGCTGACCTCGACCGGCACGAACGGGGTGCGGGTGACGTGCAGGGAGACCTCGTCCGGGACCCAGCGCCACAGCTCCCGGTCGAGGGCGAAGTCGAAGGGCGCGACGACACCCACCCCGCGCTGCGGGCGGGGACCGCCCAGAAACGAGATGTCCAGGGAGACGTCCATGGCAGCACCGGCCTCACGAAGGCGGAAGGTGGGACCCACGCGGCGGCACCGACGGACAACAGGCCGTGCGCGCCACCGTGTTGACGAAGGTAGGTTCGGGTGCGAGCGTGGTCAATCCGCGCATCTCAGACGGCTCCGGCCCCGCCCCGCTCCCCCGGCTTCGCCCCCTCGGCCGCGCCTCACGCACGCCCCGCACTCCCGTCCCCGTACGCTCGCCCCGCAGGTTCCTCCGGCAGGTTCGTCCTCTCAGGAAAGCGGACTCGCATTGCGAAACGGTTTCCCCCGAACGCCCCGCCCCGTGTCCGCGACCGCGTCCACGCCGTTGTCCGCCGCCGCGTCCGGGGACCGCACCACGCTGCTCGTCCTGGACGCCGAACCGCTCCCCCGCCTCGGCAGGCTCACCGGCCGGGTGCGGATCGAGCACGCCGACGAGTCGACGCTCGCCGAACGGCTGCCACGCGCGGACGTGCTGCTGGTCTGGGACTTCACCTCGCGGGCGGTGCGGCGCGCCTGGCCGGGCGAGGGCCGGCGGCCGCGCTGGGTGCACACGGCGAGCGCGGGTGTCGACCATCTGCTGTGTCCCGAACTCGCCTCGTCCGACACGGTGGTGACCAACGCGCGGGGCATCTTCGACCGGCCGATCGCCGAGTACGTCACCGCGCTGGTGCTGGCGATGGCGAAGGATCTGCCGCGGACCTGGGAGCTCCAGGGGCGGCGGGAGTGGCGGCACCGGGAGTCGCAGCGGGTGGCGGGCACCCGCGCCTGCGTGGTCGGCTCCGGGCCGATCGGACGCGCGATCGTCAAGTCGCTCAAGGCACTTGAGGTGACGACGGCGCTGGTGGGACGCACCCCGAGGACCGGGATCCACGGGCCCGGGGAGCTCGACCGGCTGATGGCACGCGCCGACTGGGTGATCTCGGCGGCGCCGCTCACCGAGGCCACGTACGGCATGTTCGACGCCCGGCGCTTCGGGATGATGCAGCCGTCGGCCCGCTTCATCAACGTGGGGCGCGGGCCGCTCGTCGTCGAGGACGCGCTCGCCGAGGCCCTGTCGAAGCGGTGGATCGCGGGCGCGGCCCTCGATGTCTTCCAGCACGAGCCGCTCGGTCCGACGAGCCCGTTGTGGGACGTTCCCGGACTGATCGTGTCACCGCACATGAGCGGGGACACGGTCGGCTGGCGGGACGAACTCGGCGCGCAGTTCGTGGAGATGTACGAGCGCTGGGAGGCGGGCCGACCGCTGCCGAACGTGGTGGACAAGAAGCGCGGGTACGTGCCCGGACACTGAACCGCCGAACTTCCTGGAGGGGCAGGCCGATGACCGAACTCACCGAGCTGACCGCGGTCCAACTCGTCGACGGCTACCGCAAGGGCGAGTTCGGCCCGGTGGACGCGGTGCGGGCCGCGCTGCGCAGGGCCGAGGAGGTCCAGCCGGCCGTGAACGCGTTCGTCCGGCTCGACACGGACGCGGCGCTCGCGGGGGCGGCGGAGTCCGCGGACCGCTGGCGGCGGGGCGAGCCCGCGGGGCTGCTGGACGGCGTTCCGGTCTGGGTCAAGGACATCCTGCTGCTGCGTGGCGGCCCGACTCTGCGGGGCTCGAAGACCGTTTCCCCGGAGGGTGGTTGGGTCGAGGACGCGCCGTCCGTCGCCCGGCTGCGCGAGCACGGCGCCGTCTTCCTCGGCAAGACGACGACACCCGAGTTCGGCTGGAAGGGCGTCACCGACTCACCGCTGTCGGGGGTCACGCGCAATCCGTACGACGTCTCGCGCACGGCGGGCGGCTCCAGCGGCGGCAGCGCGGCGGCCGTCGCCCTGGGCGCGGGACCGCTGGCGCTGGGCACGGACGGGGGCGGCAGTGTGCGCATCCCGGCCTCGTTCTGCGGGATCTTCGCGCTGAAGCCGACGTACGGGAGGGTGCCGCTGTATCCGGCGAGCCCCTTCGGGACGCTCTCGCACGTGGGGCCGATGACCCGGGACGCGGCCGACGCGGCGCTGATGATGGACGTGATCAGCGGGCCCGACGCCCGTGACTGGTCGGCGCTCGGGCCGGTCGGCGGTTCCTTCGTGGACGCGCTGGAGGGCGGGGTGCGCGGGCTGCGGGTCGCCTACTCGCCGTCCCTCGGCGGGCAGGTCGCGGTCCGCCCGGACGTCGCGGCGGCCGTGCGGCGGGCGGTGGAGCGGCTGGCGGCCCTGGGCGCGTACGTCGTGGAGGCCGACCCCGACGTCAGGGACCCGGTGGACGCCTTCCACGCCCTGTGGTTCGGCGGAGCGGCCCGGGTGGTGCAGCGACTCGGGCCGCGGCAGCGGGAGTTGCTGGACCCCGGGCTCCGGGAGATCTGCCGGGAGGGCGCACGGCTCAGCGGCCTGGACCATCTGGCCGCCGTGGACGTCCGGATGGACCTGGGCCGCCGCACGGGCCGTTTCCACGAGTCGTACGACGTACTGGTGACGCCGACGCTGCCGATCACCGCGTTCGAGGCGGGCGCCGAGGTCCCGAAGGGCTCCGGGCACCGGCGCTGGACGGGCTGGACCCCGTTCACCTATCCCTTCAACATGACGCAGCAGCCGGCGGCGTCGGTCCCGGTGGGTACCGACGCCGCGGGGCTGCCCGTCGGCCTGCAGATCGTCGCCGCCCGTCACCGTGACGACCTGGTCCTGCGGACGGCGCACGCGCTGTACGAGGCGGGGGCGGCCGGGGTCGCTCCGCCGCCCGGCTTCGCTACGTCCGCCGGAAGCTGAGGGTCTCCCCCAGCGCGCCGGAGCGCCACAGGTCGTTGCAGGCCTCGGCCATGGTGTCGAGGCCCTCGACGATCCGGCCCCAGACGATGCCCGGCACCCAGCCCACGTCACCGTTGAGCAGCAGGTTGTTGCGTTCGTAGAAGACGGCGAGGTCGACGACCGTGGTGCCGGGGCGCACGTCGGTGTCGTAGCCGTAGGCCTTGGTGCCCAGCTCGGTGCCCGCGAAGGCGAAGTAGCAGAGGTCGCCGGGGACGGGGGTCACCGTGGGGTTCTCCAGCGGGGGTTCGGTGGCCGCGAAGGGCGGGAACAGGGCGTAGATCTCGTTGCGCGCGTACTTGGCGTGATAGACGTCACCGGCCAGGGGGAGGGCGTCCCACACCGCCGCGCAGGTGAGGGGTGCCCGGTCGTCGAGCAGTCTGGCCGTGCAGTGGACTCCCCGCTTGACCAGGGAGACTTCGATGTACCGGTCGGTCATGCGCTCGGTCATGCGTTCCATGGTCCCGCCGGGGTCAAGGGCGCCTCGTCGACGGACGGGGCGCACGGTGGCCGGAATGGGTCGTGAATGGATCGTGTGGTCCCGGGTAGCCGCGCCGCCATGGCTCCACCACTACGCAATGACGGAAGAGACGGGCCCGGTGC
It encodes:
- a CDS encoding M6 family metalloprotease domain-containing protein, with the protein product MSRNPRPEVDVPRQLPLRSLAREVLLGLAPHGASRWRSTAAAFTSMAAVVATSLVTGPALAEPLFAPCALKRTDAHHSEGLDVWNAAYPRPTRPLDAVLVFLSFPDSRPRTTPAELTADYFPSTSRFFERASYGRFTLRPHAQRDWIRMPHASTSYAMRRDWNSARRAAYLRDAIGVADRQVDFSRYDIVYFVADPDAPGVDSDATKVVNLETPLRADGKDISRVVTVFEKHPPDRLVLAHETGHVFDLPDLYHRPSDGKGDWDTYVGDWDLMGSQFGLAPDLFGWHKWKLGWLEPRQVVCVGAHGSTRLTLEPLGAGPPAAGVGAAGAPAAGAPPAADPYGASGGAPGPVPVGSGVPVFGSGRGTKLAVVRTGPDSALAFEARGSAGNDGTTCTQGILVYRVRSEAASGDGPIQVVDAHPHSESCWGESVYPPLADAPVGLGESFTVPGEKVRVEVEDWTAAGEWTVKITTG
- a CDS encoding EAL domain-containing protein, with product MSGTSEGPAPAADLDRPAVTERHTTTSPRTSTGSPSGASAPPVSPSASASGPYDPVEQLPDPAGPPGTSPRTFRAAFAAAPLPMAVVDREGLVVTANESLSALLGFGSGALAGRIAADLVDLASDARTWHAYREVLRGRQARLRCTRRLKHPDGHALWVQVTVAPLPPDEEAVLLSVTDLSPRRELQARLRHLQMHDPVTRLPNRSLFFERLTSALEAGAYEDGGTGRIGLCYLDLDGFKAVNDTLGHRVGDRLLAAVAERLTRCADAAGSGRAATPLVARLGGDEFALLVEDSTGTDQVADLAESVLTSLQAPFDLSGRQLSLSASIGVVERRAAGTTATGLMQAADTTLYWAKADGKGRWTLFDPERNAHRMTRQALASTLRAAVERNEFALEYQPLVGMEDGGVRGVEALVRWNHPQFGMLTPNRFIGLAEEDGSIVQLGRWVLATACRQARRWQLDHPDAPPIFVSVNVAVRQVWDSDLVADVGEILAETGLAPHLLQLELTESAVMGSAGRPLQALQALSDMGVRIAIDDFGTGYSNLAYLSRLPVSVLKLDGSFVRGFQYDAHDGGSARPSPADEVIVEALIQLAHRLGLTVTAECVETASQASRLRGIGCDTGQGWLYSRPVAPDRISALLTAACAQA
- a CDS encoding LLM class flavin-dependent oxidoreductase, which translates into the protein MDATDNTDEIRGTAQGTAPVPLSVLDLVTVGAGRTATDALRTSVAISRLAESRGFHRYWVAEHHSMPGVASSSPAVILAHLAAHTTRIRLGSGGVMLPNHAPLVIAEQFGTLEAMAPGRVDLGLGRAPGTDGATAAALRRTDHLGEGADDFPEQLAELTRFLDDDFPEGHPYGRIHAVPGPVQATSPGGVQSPHRPPVWLLGSSGFSARLAGVLGLPFAFAHHFSAQNTIPALDLYRESFRPSEVLDSPYALIGVSALATDDEKEARRQVMAAALNMVRLRTGRPGLVPTPEEAEAYTFSPMEREFITSWNANVIHGTADEVRAGLDDLHKRTGADELMITGNAHSGDVRLRSYELIADAYGLPKARPGQGAAADPSAQA
- a CDS encoding decarboxylase, whose translation is MTALGFLYPGHSAEDDYPRMEQLLGSDIRLPLIHTDIGEDAHRVDALLEMGSLARLSPGVEELRLSGAEAVVWACTSGSFVYGWEGAHEQVRSLARAAGLPASSTSFGFAHAVREIGARRVAVAATYPDDVAELFADFLRKAGAEVVSVRASGIVTGAEVGTWGEAEVFALARGGDHADADAVLLPDTALHTVAHLTALEKELGKPVLTANQVSVWEALRLADRRVNAPALGALFTREPLVQS
- a CDS encoding aspartate/glutamate racemase family protein encodes the protein MDVSLDISFLGGPRPQRGVGVVAPFDFALDRELWRWVPDEVSLHVTRTPFVPVEVSLDLARLVSEHETLGDAVRALNAVAPEVVAYACASGSFVGGVAGERAMCEAMRRAGEVASLTTSGALLEALAELGARRIALVTPYTVSVTQSLEEYLAEAGTEVTGRAFMGLTRHIWKVPYRDVVDMARRAVRNGPADALFISCTNLPTYDVIAQLETELNIPVISANQVTMWAALRHLGTRAVGPRQRLVRGHLPRPSGSGGQPAHGAPVLPEEQEGWT
- a CDS encoding D-2-hydroxyacid dehydrogenase, whose amino-acid sequence is MSATASTPLSAAASGDRTTLLVLDAEPLPRLGRLTGRVRIEHADESTLAERLPRADVLLVWDFTSRAVRRAWPGEGRRPRWVHTASAGVDHLLCPELASSDTVVTNARGIFDRPIAEYVTALVLAMAKDLPRTWELQGRREWRHRESQRVAGTRACVVGSGPIGRAIVKSLKALEVTTALVGRTPRTGIHGPGELDRLMARADWVISAAPLTEATYGMFDARRFGMMQPSARFINVGRGPLVVEDALAEALSKRWIAGAALDVFQHEPLGPTSPLWDVPGLIVSPHMSGDTVGWRDELGAQFVEMYERWEAGRPLPNVVDKKRGYVPGH
- a CDS encoding amidase, producing MTELTELTAVQLVDGYRKGEFGPVDAVRAALRRAEEVQPAVNAFVRLDTDAALAGAAESADRWRRGEPAGLLDGVPVWVKDILLLRGGPTLRGSKTVSPEGGWVEDAPSVARLREHGAVFLGKTTTPEFGWKGVTDSPLSGVTRNPYDVSRTAGGSSGGSAAAVALGAGPLALGTDGGGSVRIPASFCGIFALKPTYGRVPLYPASPFGTLSHVGPMTRDAADAALMMDVISGPDARDWSALGPVGGSFVDALEGGVRGLRVAYSPSLGGQVAVRPDVAAAVRRAVERLAALGAYVVEADPDVRDPVDAFHALWFGGAARVVQRLGPRQRELLDPGLREICREGARLSGLDHLAAVDVRMDLGRRTGRFHESYDVLVTPTLPITAFEAGAEVPKGSGHRRWTGWTPFTYPFNMTQQPAASVPVGTDAAGLPVGLQIVAARHRDDLVLRTAHALYEAGAAGVAPPPGFATSAGS
- a CDS encoding DUF3830 family protein, which gives rise to MTDRYIEVSLVKRGVHCTARLLDDRAPLTCAAVWDALPLAGDVYHAKYARNEIYALFPPFAATEPPLENPTVTPVPGDLCYFAFAGTELGTKAYGYDTDVRPGTTVVDLAVFYERNNLLLNGDVGWVPGIVWGRIVEGLDTMAEACNDLWRSGALGETLSFRRT